Within the Pseudomonas mendocina genome, the region GACAGCTATCTGACCCTGCTCGATGCCCAGCGCCAGCTGTTCAGCGTGCGCCAGCAGCTGATCACCGACCGCCTGGCCCAGCTCAGCAGCGAAGTCGAGCTGTACAAGGCCCTGGGTGGTGGCTGGAGCGATACGGGGAGCAATGCTCCACAAGGTTGACCGCGCGTAACCCGCTTCAAGGACGACCTTCCCCAACGCGCCGCCCCCGCAGTCTTTGCGGGGGCGTTTTTTTTGCTGGGTTACGACGTTTCGTAGCCCGGATGAAATCCGGGGGCCGGGAACGCTGCGTGTCGGCGATTAGGACTGGCCTGCGGCTAATGCCTGCCGGTTAAGGTTTTCTAGACGATGCCGCTGCATCGAGTCGTAATTCAGAACACTAGGCTTCGCGGACGAGTCCGCTCCCCACAGGGATAGCCGTACCCGCTGCGAGCGCTGAACAACTGTGGGAGCGGACTTGTCCGCGATAGCTCTTTGACTCACAAGCGCCATCCGCTGCTGCTTGATCAACTGAAAATGCCGCAATCCTGTAGTGCCGTGCCGCCGCTCAGCCCAACGCAGCCAACAACTGCGCGCAATCCTGCGCATGCAGCCCGGTCAGCTCCGGCCAGGGGTTGTCCGGCAGGTTGACCAGCACCCCGCGCGCGCCCGCAGCCTGGGCGCATTCCAGGTCGAAGCGGTAGTCGCCGACCATCACCAGTTCCTGCGGCTTGACCGCCCAGCGCTCGGCCAGATGCAGCAAACCGCCCGGATGCGGCTTGGGCGGTGCTTCATCGCGGCCGAGGATATCGGCCGTGGCGAAGCAGTCATCCAGGCCGATGGCCTGCAGCGTCAGCAACGCCAACGGATGGGCATTGCGAGTCAGGATGCCGAGCTGGCAGCCGCGCTCGCACAGCGCCCTCACCAGCTCGATGGCCCCTGGTGCCGGGCGTGAGGCCACTGCCAGCTCGCGTTCGTGCTCCAGCAGCCAGGCATGCTTGGCTGCTGCCTCGTCTGCCGGTAGCGCCGCCAGGTGGTGGAGGATGTCGTCTTCCTGAGGAATGCCCAGCGCCCGCTTGATCGCCGGGAAATCATGCACCGCCAGGGTCAGGGTGCCGTCCATGTCGAACACCCAGTGACGTGCTTCGCGCAGTACCTTCACTTCCAGTCCTCGCGCACGCGCGTCAGCCCCTCCTGAGCCACCGACGCGACCAGCTCGCCCTGGCGGTTGTAGATGCTGGCGCGGGAGAAACCACGAGCATTGCCCGCCCAGGGGCTGTCCATGGCATACAGCAACCAGTCGTCCATGCGCAGGTTGCGGTGGAACCACAGCGAATGGTCGAGACTCGCCACCTGCATGAATTTCTGGAACACCGACACGCCATGCGGCTGCATCGAGGTGGTCAGCAGATTGAAGTCACTGGCATAGGCCAGCAGGTACTTGTGCAACTGCGGGTCGTCCGGCAGCTCGCCAGCGGCGCGGAACCATACGTACTTGACCGGTTCGCAAGGCTGCGGAGCAAAGGGGTTGATCAGGGTGACCGGGCGAATCTCGATGGGTTTGTCGCTGATCGCACGCTCGCGCATGCGCTCGGGAATCATCGGCGCCACCATTCGCGCCAGATCGGTTTCCGACTTCAAGCCCTCGGGGCCGGGTACGTCCGGCATCTGGCTCTGGTGGTGGAAGCCCTCTTCTTCATATTGAAACGACGCACTGCAGAAGAAGATCGGCTTGCCCTTCTGCACCGCCACCACGCGACGGGTGCTGAAGCTGCCACCATCGCGGGTACGCTCGACCTGATAGACCACCGGCAGGCTGGCATCGCCAGGGCGCAGGAAGTAGCCGTGCATGGAATGCACGTGACGCGCTTCCTCGACCGTCTGGCTGGCAGCGGAGATGCACTGGCCAAGCACCTGGCCGCCGAATAGCTGGCGAAAACCAAGATCCTGGCTGCGGCCACGGAACAGGTTTTCCTCGATCTGCTCCAGGCTGAGCAGCGCCACCAGATCATCGAGAACCTGAGTCATGGGGTGTCGTCTCCTTGCATGGGGGTATACGCAATTGCGGGTAGGCCGGCAGCGATGTCAGGCGTTCATCCCAAACGGCGCGGCCAAGGGTGAAATGGTAAAGACTTTGCAGCCCGCTGTCGGCATCTCCAAGCAGCTCACGCAAAGCATCGTCGAAATAGCAACCGATGCCCGTACCGGAAAGCCCTGCCGCTTCGGCTTCCAGATAGAGCAACTGACCAATCTGGCCACACTCCCAGTAGAGCCTGGGATAGCGCCAGTCGCCATTGGCCACCACGCGTTCCACCCGCGCCAGCATGGCCAAGGCCACGCAGCCATCGGCGGCGATGTCCTGGCCGCAACTGAGAAATCCCGCCAGACCACGGGCATCGCCTTCGAGCAGGCGGTACAGCGGCAGCTCGGCATCCACTCGCTGCCATTGGTAATCCTCGCGTAGCGGCTGTACACCGTTGCCCGTGCGATCCAGCCAGTACAACCCCGGCGCCAGCCCCTGCACGCGGTGCACGAAGAGCAGCAGATCGATCTCGCTCGGCTCGCCGCTCACGGCGAAGGGTACCGGCGAGCGCTGCGGCAGCAGGCGACGCAGCCAGGCCAGCAGCAGTTCGGCCTGGATGCCGCTGCGGCCATCCATGGCCTGCGCACTGCGCCGGCGATGCAGGATCGGCCGCAGTGGCAGGCCGGGGTTGTCATTGCGAACGCTGGCTGCATCCGCGCTCCAGGCAGCGCGCCCACGTGCCGGCGCGCGGCACAGTGCGTGTACGCGTTGCAACTCGGGCCAGTGGCGATACTCGCGCGACAGACGATTGGGCGCCCCAATCCGCTCGAGGTGCGCCAACCCGTTCAGCAGGGTTTCGGGCAGCGCGAACTCCATCGTTTGCGCCGGGCCGATCCACAGCAGGCAGTCGCCGTGTTCGGCCTCATGAAAGTCGTCTCCGTCCAGTCCCAGCAGGCCGTCCAGACGAGCCTCGGCCACGCCATGCAGCATGCGCACCTGCCACCCCTGCACGCTAGCGGCGATGGCTAGCGCCGCCAGGGCATGCCCCAGGTCGTGCTGGCAGTAACGGTAGGCGCGCTCACCATACTTCCAGGCCTCGCGCCAGACGATGCTGCTCAGCCCCAGGAGAAAGCCACCGGGCGGCAGACTGTCGGCAAGCTGCCGGCCAAGCGGCGGCGGTAGCTCGCTGCGCACCTCCAGCGCATGCATATCCGGCGCGTAGTGGGCCAGCACACCGCCCTCATCCACGCCCCCCGGCGGCAGCAACAGATAGGCCTCGGTCGGGTGCAGATTGCCGGATGACGGGTTGCCCCGCAGCGCCCAGCGGCTGCCGCCAGCCTCCTTCCAGGCAGAGATAGCCAGGCTGTCGTACAGCAGCTGCGAGATGCTGGCCAGATCCACTGGCGCGGGTGCTGCCTGCGGACCGGCGAATACAGTGTCGTACGCTGGCCCCTCTTCCATCGGGCGGTGGTACAGCTCGATCAGCCGTGCGCCCTCGTAGCGGCGAAACGGCGCGGGCTGAGTCGCCCAATCCAGACGTCCCGGCCCCGGCGCGAAACGTTCAGGCTCATGCTTGCTGAGCTGGTGATAGGCAAGCACCTCGCTCATTGCTGCGCCTGCCACTGCTCACGGCGGATGCGATAGAGCACGTGAGGTTGCATCGGGTGGCCATCCGGCACACGCGGATGGAGAAAATCGCCACTTTCGTCACGCTGCATGCCGATACTGCGCATCACCGCCTGCGACGGCAGGTTGGCCGACGCGGTAAAGCTCACCACCTCGTCCAGCGCGAGGCGTTCGAACGCCACAGCCAGTGCCGCACGCGCCGCCTCGCTGGCATAGCCCTGGCGCCAGTGCGCCCGAGCAAGACGCCAGCCAATTTCCACAGCCGGTACGAAGGGCGCCTCGAAACCGACCTGAGCCAGACCGGTGAAACCGATCAGCTCGCCGTCGTCGCGCCGCTCCAGTGCCCAGAAGGTGAACCCATGTTGCTCGTGATGTGCACGCAAGCGCGCCAGCAACTGGGCACTCTGCTCGGCATCCAGCGGCTCAGGGAAATGGCGCATCACCTCGATATCGGCATTCAGCGCGACCAGCGCCGGCAGATCAGTGGCGCGCCAGGCCCGCAGCAACAGGCGCTCGGAGGAGGTTTCGATCAGGGGCATGGCAGTTGTCTCGATTGGCTGCGACCATACGTCGTCAATTCGCTTGAGCCGTCATTGTATGCCGCTACCGCTGGTCTACCACGAGGATTACAGCCCGCCCTTCCCGGCCGGGCATCGTTTCCCCATGGAGAAATTCCGCCTGCTGCGCGATCACCTGGTCGATAGCGGCCTGACCAGCGATGCCGAACTGCAACGCCCGGAGCTGTGCCCGGCGGAGATTCTCGCCCTGGTTCATTGCCCGGACTACATCGCCCGCTACATGGCCGGCGAGCTGCCCTCCGAGGATCAGCGCCGTCTCGGCCTGCCCTGGAGCGAAGCGCTGGCGCAGCGCACCGTGCGCGCCGTGGGCGGCTCGTTGCTGACCGCCGAACTGGCGCTGCGTCACGGCCTGGCCTGCCACCTGGCTGGCGGCACGCACCATGCGCACTATGACTTTCCCTCGGGTTTCTGCATCTTCAACGACCTGGCGGTGATCGCCCGTTACCTGCTCGAAGCGGGTCGCGTGCACCGCGTGCTGATCTTCGACTGCGACGTGCACCAGGGCGACGGCACCGCACGGCTGCTGGAAAACGAGCCGGACGCGATCACCGTATCGCTGCACTGCGAACAGAACTTCCCGGCGCGCAAGGCGCAGAGCGACTGGGACATCCCCCTGCCACGCGGCATGGGCGACGCCGATTACCTGAAGGTGGTGGACGACACGCTGAACTACCTGCTGCCGATCTACCAGCCGGACCTAGTGCTCTACGACGCAGGTGTCGACGTGCATAAAGACGATGCCCTGGGCTACCTGCAACTCACCGACGCCGGCCTGGCCGCCCGCGATGAAGCCGTGCTGCAGCACTGCCTGGGGCGCGACATTCCGGTGCTGGGGGTGATAGGCGGCGGTTACTCGAAGGATCACGTCGCCCTCGCCCGCCGCCACGGCATCCTCCATCACAGCGCCGCAAGGGTGTGGGCGGCGCGAGGGTTGCGCTAAGGATCAGCCGGCCTGCACCTTGTCCAACGCCTGCTCCAGTGTGGTCACGGTGCGTTCGATATTACCCAGCTTGTCCAGCCCGAACAGACCAAGGCGGAAGGTCTGGAAGTCCGCCGGCTCGTCGCATTGCAGCGGCACGCCGGCGGCGATCTGCAGGCCGATGGCGGCGAACTTGGCGCCGGTCTTGATCTGCGCGTCATCGGTGTAGCAGACCACCACGCCCGGCGCCTCGAAGCCCTTGGCCGCGACGCTCTTGAAGCCCCGTGCAGCCAACAGGGCGCGCACACGGTCACCGAGTTCCTGTTGTTGCTGGCGCACCTTGGCGAAACCGATGGCCTTGGCCTCCAGCATGGCGTCACGGAAGCGCGCCAGAGCATCGCTGGGCATGGTGGCGTGGTAAGCGTGGCCGCCCTGTTCGTAGGCCTGCATGATCTGCAGCCACTTCTTCAGGTCACAGGCGAAGCTGGTGCTCTGGGTCGCCTCGACGCGCGCCTGTGCGGCTTCGCTCAGCATCACCAGGGCGCAGCAGGGCGAGGCGCTCCAGCCCTTCTGCGGGGCGCTGATCAGCACGTCGATGCCACAGGCCCGCATGTCCACCCAGAGGGTGCCGGAGGCGATGCAGTCGAGCACGAACAGGCCACCGACGGCATGTACCGCATCGCTCACCGCGCGCAGGTAATCATCCGGCAGGATCATGCCCGAAGAGGTTTCCACGTGCGGGGCGAACACCACCTGTGGTTTCTCGGCGGCAATGGTCGCCAGCACCTCGTCCAGCGGCGCCGGCGCGAAGGCGGCTTGCGGGCCGTCGGCGACCGGGCGCGCCTTGAGCACCTGGGCCTCGGCTGGAATGCGGCCCATGTCGAAAATCTGCGTCCAGCGGTAGCTGAACCAGCCGTTGCGTATCACCAGGCACTTCTGTTCCGTCGCCAACTGCCGCGCCACCGCTTCCATGCCGTAGGTGCCGCTGCCCGGCACCACTGCCACGGCATGGGCGTTGTAGACCTGTTTCAGGGTGGCGGAGATATCGCGCATCACACCCTGAAACGACTGCGACATATGGTTCAGCGAGCGGTCGGTGTAGACCACCGAATATTCGATCAGGCCATCGGGATCGATGTCGGGACAGATTTGGGACATGGCAGGCTCCAGCCGAAAAAGGTTCGAACAGAACCTGCCCCAACCCCGAGCAAATGACAAGGCCGCAAGGCTCTCGGGTAGAATGCGCAGCCTTTCTCCTACCTGCTCACCGCCATGACCACAGCCACCAAGCCCACCGCTCATCACGTCGCCATCATCGGCGGCGGCCCCGCCGGGCTGATGGCTGCCGAAGTGCTGGCGCAAGGCGGTGTGTGCGTGGAGCTGTTCGACGCCATGCCCTCGGTGGGGCGCAAGTTCCTGCTGGCCGGCGTCGGTGGCATGAACATCACCCACTCCGAGCCCAAGGATGCCTTTATCGGCCGCTACGGCGAGCGCCAGGCCGAGGTCGCGGCGCTGCTGCGCGAGTTCGATGCCGATGCCCTGCGTGCCTGGATTCACGGCCTGGGCATCGACACCTTCGTCGGCACCTCCGGCCGCGTATTCCCCAGCGACATGAAGGCCGCGCCGCTGCTGCGTGCCTGGCTGCGCCGCCTGCGCGAGCTGGGGGTGGCGATCCATACCCGCAGCCGCTGGCTGGGCTGGAACGATGACGGCAGCCTGCGTATTGCCGGGCCGGACGGCGAACGCGCCGTGGCCGCCGATGCCTGCCTGCTGGCCTTGGGTGGCGGCAGTTGGGCGCGCCTGGGCTCAGACGGCGCCTGGGTGCCGCTGCTGCAGGCGCGCGGCATCGAGGTGGCGGCGCTGAAACCGAGCAACTGCGGCTTCGAGGTCGCCGGATGGAGCGACCATCTGCGGGAAAAATTCGCCGGTGCGCCGCTGAAGAATGTCGCCCTCAGCCTGCCCGACCAGCCCGCCCGCATCGGTGAATTCGTGCTGACGGCTGGCGGTTTCGAAGGCAGCCTGGTGTACGCCTTTTCCGCCGATATCCGTCGCGCCATCGAGGCCGATGGCCAGGCGCTGATCCACCTCGATCTGCTGCCGCAGATGCCACTGACCAAGGTGCAACAGGCGCTGGCCAAGCCACGCGGCAAGCACTCGATGGCCAAACACCTGCATCGCCAGGCCGGTCTCGAAGGCGTGAAAGCCGCATTGCTGCGCGAACTGGCGCCGGCCGCAGCCTTTGCCGAGCCGGTCGATCTGGCACTCTGGATCAAGGCGCTGCCCATCACCCTGCTGCGTACCCGGCCGCTGGACGAGGCGATCAGCAGCGCCGGCGGCGTGCCCTTCGCGGCACTGGATGACGGTCTGATGCTCAAGGCACTGCCCGGCGTGTTCTGCGCCGGCGAGATGCTCGACTGGGAAGCGCCCACCGGCGGCTATCTACTCACTGCGTGTTTCGCCAGCGGGCGGGTCGCGGCGCAGGGCGTACTCGACTGGTTACAAGCCGTGTAGTTGTGGCGGGCCGGGCGGCGCTCCGCTTCAGCCCACCAAAGCTGGCCGCTGTCGGTGGGCTGAAGCCCACCCTACGGACTGGCTAAGGCCGTAGGGCGGGTGCAACCCGCCATATCCGGTTGGCGGGTTTAACCCGCCCTACGCCTGAAAAACCGCTGAAACCACTGTGACGCCGCACGGGCTGCGACTATGCTGAGCTTCAGCGCTCTCCCACACAGGTAATCCTCCGCCGTGATCCCGCTGCTGGTCTGCGACGACTCCAATATGGCGCGCAAGCAATTGATCCGCGCCTTGCCGGCTGAATGGCCAGTTTCCCTCAGTCAGGCGAGCAACGGCGAGGAGGCGCTGGCGCTGATCCGCCAGGGCCTGGGCCAAGTCATGCTGCTCGACCTGACCATGCCGGTGCTCGACGGCTACCAGACCCTCGCGGCGCTACGCGCCGAAGCACTCAAGAGCCAGGTCATCGTGGTGTCCGGCGACGTGCAGGAAGAAGCCGTGCGTCGCGTACGCGAACTGGGTGCGCTGGCATTCATCAAGAAACCAGCCGATCCGGAAATCCTGCGCCAGACGCTGATCGATCTGAAACTGTTCGACCCTCAGGCCACACCGGCCGCGCAGGCCCAGGCTGCGGCATTGTCGGAGCTCAAGGTCAGCTTCCGTGATGCCCTGCGCGAGGTGAGCAACGTCGCCATGGGTCGCGCCGCTGCGCTGCTGGCCAAGGTGCTCGGAGTATTCGTGCAGCTGCCGGTGCCACAGGTGAACATCTTCGAGGTCAGCGAACTGCACATGACCCTGCTCGACGCCCAACGCGGCGAGCGCTTCAGCGCCATCTGCCAGGGCTTCATCGGCGAAGCCATCGCCGGCGAAGCGCTGCTGCTGTTCCATGATTCGGAAGTGAACGACATGGCGCGCCTGCTCGGCTGGCAGCCAAAGAACGAAGCGGAAACCTCGGAGATGCTCCTGGATCTGGCCAGCATCCTGATCGGTGCCTGCCTGGCCGGCGTCGCCGAGCAGCTCGACCTGCGTTTCTCCCAGGGCCACCCGCAATTGCTCGGCCAGCACGCCAGCCTCGACCAGATCATCCAGGTCAACCGCCAGCGCTGGCGCAAGACCCTAGCCGTGGAGATCAGCTACAGCCTGGAGGGCCACGCCATTCATTTCGACCTGCTGCTGTTGTTCACCGAAGACTCGATCAAGCGCCTGACCGCCAAGATCGGCTACCTGATGGAGTAAGGCCATGCCCGCGCAGATCGATATCAAGGAAGTCCACTGGCTGCTCGACATCGTGCAGTGCATCGACGTCGGCGTGGTAGTGCTCGACCGCCAGTACCGCGTCGAGGTGTGGAACGCCTTTATGGAAAACCACTCGGGATTGGGCCCGGATCAGGTACAGGGCCGCTCCTTGTTCGAGCTGTTCCCCGACATCGACCGCCCCTGGCTGGAACGCAAGGTGGAAAGCGTGGTGCAACTGGGCACGCGTGCGTTCAGCCTGTGGCAGCAACGCCCCTACCTGATGCGTTTCAAAAGCTACCAGCCGATCACCGGCCAGGCCGACTTCATGTACCAGAACGTTACCCTGCTGCCGCTGGCCGGCCAGCCAGTGGAGCACGTGTGCCTGGTAATCTACGACATGACCGCCGCCGCCGTGGCCGCGCGAACGACTCAATGATGCCACCGTAGCCCGGATGCATCGATGCTCCCGGATTGCATCCGGGCTACGGTTCTGACGAAAAAGGGATTTACATGCTGCGCAGCGTCGAACTGAAAACCTTCGTCCCGGCACGGGACTTCACCCTGAGCATGGATTTCTACCAGGCCATGGGCTTCAAGCCCGGCTGGTCGGACGAACAGATGGCGTACTTCAGCCACGGCGATCACTGCGCCTTCCTGTTGCAGAACTTCTACGTCAAGGAGCAGGCGGAGAACTTCGTCATGCACCTGCTGGTGGAGGAAGTCGATGCCTGGTGGCAGCAGATTCAGGCAGCGCGCCTTGACGAGCGTTTCGGTACGCGGCTGATCGCGCCGCAGGACCAGCCCTGGGGCATACGCGAGTTCATGGTGTTCGACCCCAGCGGCGTGCTCTGGCGAATCGGCCAGAACATCTAAGCAGTCGCGGCTAAAGCCCCTCCCACATCGGAAGACATGCGCCTGTGGGAGCGGCTGAGCGGCATCCGCTTTAGCCGCGAGCCTTTTGCAGACTACTTCTTGCCGCCCTTGGGCTTGCTGCCGAAGCTCGGTACCTTGCGTACCGCCTTGGCCTTGGGCTTGGCGTCCTCTTCCTCGAACCAGCGGCCAAGGTGGATATTGCCCTTACCGCCTGCCTTGCCCGCGCCGGGGATCAGCTTCTGCTTGGGCTTCTTGGGTTTCTTCAGCACCTGGCCGCCGACCGCCGTCAGCGGTACGCGGTGATCGGGAATGAAGTCCGGCTCGTCGACACGTTTGATCAACTGCTGGGTCAGGTTCTCGATCGCCGCCAACTGGTCGACTTCGTCGGCGCAGACCAGCGAGATCGCCTCACCCGTGCTGCCCGCGCGACCGGTACGGCCGATGCGGTGCACGTAGTCTTCGGCGTTGATCGGCAGGTCGAGGTTGACCACCAGCGGCAGGTCGTCGATATCCAGGCCGCGTGCGGCCACGTCGGTGGCCACCAGGATCTGCACCTCACCGGCCTTGAAGCGCTCCAGTGCACGCAGGCGGCTGGGCTGCGGCTTGTCGCCGTGGATCGAGTCGGCAGCCACGCCCATGGCCAGCAGTTCCTGTTCGAGCTGATCGACACCCTTGCGGGTCTTGGCGAACACCAGCACCTGGCCCCAACGCTTGACCTGCAACAGGTGCAGGAACAGCTCGCTCTTGCGCTTCTTGTCTACCGGGATCAGCCACTGTTTGACGGTCTTGGCGGCGGCATTGCGCGGGCTGACTTCCACCGACAGCGGGTCGCGCAGCAGCTCGCCAGCCATCTGCCGGATGGCATCGGAGAAGGTGGCGGAGAACAGCAGGGTCTGGCGTTTTTTCGGCAGCGCACTGAACAGCTCGTCCAGCTCGCGGGCGAAGCCCAGGTCGAGCATGCGATCGGCCTCATCGAGGATCAGCGTCTGCAACTGAGAAAACTTCACGGCGTTCTGCCGGTACAGGTCGAGCAGCCGACCTGGCGTGGCCACCAGCACGTCGACGCCCTTGCGCAGTTTCATCATCTGCGGGTTGATGCTGACCCCGCCGTACACCGCGTAGCTGGTCAACGGCAGATGCTGGCCGTAGGCCTGGAAGCTCTGCAGCACCTGTTCGGCCAGTTCGCGAGTCGGCGTCAGCACCAGCGCACGCACACTGTTGCTGGCGACCTGCGGGCCTTCCAGGGTCAGGCGCTGCAGCAGCGGCAGGGCGAAACCGGCGGTCTTGCCGGTGCCGGTCTGCGCCGCCGCCATCAGGTCACGCCCCTTGAGCACGGCGGGTATGGCCTGGCTCTGCACCGGGGTCGGCGTCTTGTAGTCGAGGTCAGCGAGGGTGCGCAGCAGCGGCTCGATCAAACCGAGGGAGGCGAAGGTCATGGGGCAACCAGGATGGCAATGGAAACAGTCGCGCAGTTTACCCTTTCCCCACCCGTAGGAGCGGCTTCAGCCGCGAAAATCGCCGCTGCGGCTGCATGCATGAATGCAGGAGGCAGAACGAAGCAGGATGCCCGGTCGAAAGCGCCTGCCACAGGCCTCTAGCCGCGCCGAGGGCGCACGTAGCCCGGATGCAATCCGGGGCCACTGTCACCGTTTCCCCGGATTGCATCCGGGCTACGCAAGAGCGGCTTCAGGCGCGAAATTCCTCCGGCGTAGCCTCGCCAATGCAGCCTGGGACTTCGTGGGAGGGGCTTTAGCCGCGATAAAAGCTCGCGGCTAAAGCGGGATGCCGCCCAGCCGCTCCTACAGGTACGAGGAAAACCTCAGCAGGCAGTGGCCAGCAACGCCCGCACCTTGGCCGCCGAAAGGTTCTGCAACTGGCAGAGAAAGGCATGATCGGCCTGGTGCCGGCCATGGCGCTCGCGCAGCAGGCCGAACAGGTGCAGGGTCAGATTCGCCGCCATCTCGGCATCGGCCAGCGCACGGTGAGCGCGGCCAGTATCCGGCAAGCCGGCCCAGGCGTTGAGGTTGCCCAGCTTGTGACTTGGCGCCTCCGGCAGCAGACGCCGCGACAGCAGCAACGAACAGGCGAAAGGCTGCAGGCGACGGCGCCGAACGCGCGCCAGTTCGGCGTCCCAGAACTTCTGGTCGAAAGAGGCGTTATGCGCCAGCAACGGCCTTTCGCCGATGAAGTCGGCCACTTCGTTCATCACTTGGTCAGACGGCGGTGCCTTGCGCAGCATGGCGTTGCTGATGCCGGTCAGTTGCTCGATGAACGGCGGTACCCAGGCGCCACTGTTCATCAGGCTCTGGTAGCGGTCAACGATGCGCCCGCCTTCGATGATCGCCACGCCGATCTCGGTGGCGCGCGCCTGGGTCGGCGATACGCCAGTGGTTTCGAAGTCGATGACGGCGATGGATTCCACGTAAAACCTCGGAGCTGGTGAAGATGTCGTCGCGAGCGAAGGCCCCTCGCGTTGAACCTGCCTAGGGCAAGCGGAGTGCATTGAATGCGAGCAGCGCCGAAGCGCGAGATGCCGAGCGCATTACGAAGCTCTCAGTGATTTCTCAGCAACAACTCGCCTTCGATGGGCACGTACAGGCTGGCGGCACGAATCAACGACTGCGCCGTCAGCCCCGGCGCGCCGAAGGCGATGGCTTCCACGCCACGGCTGCGCACGCGCTCGAGCAACAGGTCGAAGTCACCATCGCCCGAGGCCAGGACGATCTCGTCGACGCGCTCGACCGCATCGAGCACGTCGATGGTGATGCCCACGTCCCAGTCGCCCTTGGCCGAGCCGTCGGCACGCTGGATATAGGGTTTGAGCTTCACGGTGAAACCCAGCTTGCGCAGGATCTGCTGGAACTGCTGCTGCTTGGCGTCACCACGGTCGATGGCGTAGGCATAGGCCTCGACGATCACGCCACGACGACTGACCTCGGCCCACAGCACGCTGTAGTCGAAATGGCAGCCATGCACCTGGCGCACCGTGTAGTAGAGGTTCTGCACATCGGCGAATACGGCGATCTTCTTCACCGGGAGTCCTCGGGGGTGACGAAGGCGCCAGTATGCCAGAGCTGGCGGCATCCTGCGTCCAGGGCTGGCCGGGGCGCGACGCAGCCCCTATCCTTGCCGCCATGACGCCTCTAGAACACCTCTGCCAGCGCAACCTCGACCTGCTCCAACGCCTGCAAATCAGCCATCGCCTGATCGAGCACGAAGCCGTGCTGGACTACCCCACCGCCCACGCCGTGCGCAGGCGCTTCGGCCTGCGCGGCGTGGAGAGCAAGAGCCTGTTCCTGCGCGTCGATGCGCAGCGCTACGCGATGCTGGTCACCCTTGAAGGCGCTCGCGCCGACTGGGCCAGACTCAAAGCGCTGCTCGGCAAACGCCCGCGTATCGCCAGCGATGAAGAGCTGACCGAGCACACCGGCTGCGTGCCGATGTGCGCTTGCCCATTCGGCCATGACGCCACTATCACCCTGCTGATCGACCGCGCGGTGCTGGCCTGCGACTTTCTGCTGTATTCACCCGGCCCGCCGCAGTTGACCCTGGAAGTACCTGGCGATGAACTGCCGCGCCTGCTCGCCGCGCTGCCCAATGCGCAGCTGGAGTACCCTTGAACCTATCCCGGCAACCCGCCACAGTGCGGGTACCCTGACATTTGGTAACCCGTCGATGAGCCCACTTTCCGTTTTACGCGACGCCTGGTTCTTCTCCAGCCACAACCTCGCCGCCATTGCCCGCCTGACCCTGCCGCTGTTGCTACTCGAAGCCATCGCCCAGACGATCCTCGCCGCTCAGCTCGGCGAAGGCGCCAACCCGGCCTATGGCGTGCTGCTCGGCATTCTCTTCTACCCGCTGTACGCCGCGCCGCTGATTCTCTTCCTACACGCCCGCAGCATCGGCCAGTCGCCTGGCAACGCCCAGCTGTTCGCGGCTGGCTTGCAGCTATGGCCGACCTTCGCTCTGATGACCGGCCTGAGCACCCTGGCGATCATGTTAGGCCTGTCGCTGTTCATCGTGCCGGGCATCTGGATCATGATGCGCCTGGCCTTCTCCGAATTGATCCTGGTGCTCCGCCAGGAGCCGCCACTGCGTGCCCTGCAAGCCAGTTTCACGCTGACCGACGGGC harbors:
- a CDS encoding PAS domain-containing protein; translation: MPAQIDIKEVHWLLDIVQCIDVGVVVLDRQYRVEVWNAFMENHSGLGPDQVQGRSLFELFPDIDRPWLERKVESVVQLGTRAFSLWQQRPYLMRFKSYQPITGQADFMYQNVTLLPLAGQPVEHVCLVIYDMTAAAVAARTTQ
- a CDS encoding LabA-like NYN domain-containing protein, with translation MKKIAVFADVQNLYYTVRQVHGCHFDYSVLWAEVSRRGVIVEAYAYAIDRGDAKQQQFQQILRKLGFTVKLKPYIQRADGSAKGDWDVGITIDVLDAVERVDEIVLASGDGDFDLLLERVRSRGVEAIAFGAPGLTAQSLIRAASLYVPIEGELLLRNH
- a CDS encoding VOC family protein, with product MLRSVELKTFVPARDFTLSMDFYQAMGFKPGWSDEQMAYFSHGDHCAFLLQNFYVKEQAENFVMHLLVEEVDAWWQQIQAARLDERFGTRLIAPQDQPWGIREFMVFDPSGVLWRIGQNI
- a CDS encoding 3'-5' exonuclease, encoding MESIAVIDFETTGVSPTQARATEIGVAIIEGGRIVDRYQSLMNSGAWVPPFIEQLTGISNAMLRKAPPSDQVMNEVADFIGERPLLAHNASFDQKFWDAELARVRRRRLQPFACSLLLSRRLLPEAPSHKLGNLNAWAGLPDTGRAHRALADAEMAANLTLHLFGLLRERHGRHQADHAFLCQLQNLSAAKVRALLATAC
- a CDS encoding DEAD/DEAH box helicase; translated protein: MTFASLGLIEPLLRTLADLDYKTPTPVQSQAIPAVLKGRDLMAAAQTGTGKTAGFALPLLQRLTLEGPQVASNSVRALVLTPTRELAEQVLQSFQAYGQHLPLTSYAVYGGVSINPQMMKLRKGVDVLVATPGRLLDLYRQNAVKFSQLQTLILDEADRMLDLGFARELDELFSALPKKRQTLLFSATFSDAIRQMAGELLRDPLSVEVSPRNAAAKTVKQWLIPVDKKRKSELFLHLLQVKRWGQVLVFAKTRKGVDQLEQELLAMGVAADSIHGDKPQPSRLRALERFKAGEVQILVATDVAARGLDIDDLPLVVNLDLPINAEDYVHRIGRTGRAGSTGEAISLVCADEVDQLAAIENLTQQLIKRVDEPDFIPDHRVPLTAVGGQVLKKPKKPKQKLIPGAGKAGGKGNIHLGRWFEEEDAKPKAKAVRKVPSFGSKPKGGKK
- a CDS encoding response regulator; its protein translation is MIPLLVCDDSNMARKQLIRALPAEWPVSLSQASNGEEALALIRQGLGQVMLLDLTMPVLDGYQTLAALRAEALKSQVIVVSGDVQEEAVRRVRELGALAFIKKPADPEILRQTLIDLKLFDPQATPAAQAQAAALSELKVSFRDALREVSNVAMGRAAALLAKVLGVFVQLPVPQVNIFEVSELHMTLLDAQRGERFSAICQGFIGEAIAGEALLLFHDSEVNDMARLLGWQPKNEAETSEMLLDLASILIGACLAGVAEQLDLRFSQGHPQLLGQHASLDQIIQVNRQRWRKTLAVEISYSLEGHAIHFDLLLLFTEDSIKRLTAKIGYLME
- a CDS encoding TIGR03862 family flavoprotein; protein product: MTTATKPTAHHVAIIGGGPAGLMAAEVLAQGGVCVELFDAMPSVGRKFLLAGVGGMNITHSEPKDAFIGRYGERQAEVAALLREFDADALRAWIHGLGIDTFVGTSGRVFPSDMKAAPLLRAWLRRLRELGVAIHTRSRWLGWNDDGSLRIAGPDGERAVAADACLLALGGGSWARLGSDGAWVPLLQARGIEVAALKPSNCGFEVAGWSDHLREKFAGAPLKNVALSLPDQPARIGEFVLTAGGFEGSLVYAFSADIRRAIEADGQALIHLDLLPQMPLTKVQQALAKPRGKHSMAKHLHRQAGLEGVKAALLRELAPAAAFAEPVDLALWIKALPITLLRTRPLDEAISSAGGVPFAALDDGLMLKALPGVFCAGEMLDWEAPTGGYLLTACFASGRVAAQGVLDWLQAV